From a single Nicotiana tomentosiformis chromosome 2, ASM39032v3, whole genome shotgun sequence genomic region:
- the LOC104112656 gene encoding FACT complex subunit SPT16-like, with protein MITELFQKRLNAFYIYWIQHKKQLWENSDVVVIHTPPKLAKFSNPKSSSFFLWLLGYDFTDTTVIFTPYGIYFLCTHINFSKLRKFCSCATVTQKIPTSVQLKDKTDDGFLIIDATIRDARNIRNDKAFVDIDKEYPFVVGYVEGEYPKSKLFLNCINKLEPTKYQAAAVNFGVDVMFSVADKQNVGPSARLDEKLVSISANKSVLQENEANGQSRKSEEKNILQESCSLMDSDLEHKLQFDAVNLSSKLEGNKILLEKEVVVMEHDDDGDWMLIEGKEEGQETNVANKLSWKRWIMDKTSKSFGIRDKTKIKASSH; from the exons ATGATCACAGAGCTGTTCCAGAAGAGGCTTAATGCCTTTTACATATATTGGATTCAACACAAGAAACAACTATGGGAAAATTCTGATGTTGTAGTCATTCACACCCCACCAAAATTAGCTAAGTTCTCCAATCCAAAATCATCCTCCTTCTTTTTATGGCTCTTAGGTTATGACTTTACTGATACAACTGTAATCTTCACTCCTTATGGAATTTACTTCCTCTGCACCCATATAAACTTTTCCAAGCTCCGTAAATTTTGTTCTTGTGCCACGGTGACACAAAAAATCCCAACTTCAGTTCAACTGAAAGACAAGACCGATGATGGATTCTTGATCATTGATGCTACGATACGTGACGCTAGAAATATTCGTAACGACAAGGCCTTTGTTGATATTGATAAGGAGTATCCCTTTGTGGTTGGTTACGTAGAAGGCGAGTACCCAAAATCGAAGCTTTTCTTGAATTGTATTAATAAATTAGAACCAACTAAGTATCAGGCTGCCGCTGTGAATTTTGGTGTTGATGTGATGTTTAGCGTAGCTGATAAGCAAAATGTTGGACCCTCCGCGCGTTTGGATGAGAAATTGgtgtccatatcagcaaataaatCAGTGCTGCAGGAAAACGAAGCTAACGGCCAGTCACGTAAATCTGAAGAAAAGAATATATTGCAGGAGTCTTGTTCACTTATGGACAGTGATTTGGAGCATAAATTGCAATTTGATGCAGTCAATTTGTCAAGCAAACTAGAAGGAAACAAGATATTGCTTGAGAAGGAAGTTGTAGTTATGGAACATGACGATGATGGAGATTGGATGCTAATTGAAGGAAAGGAAGAAGGTCAAGAAACAAACGTGGCTAATAAACTTAGCTGGAAAAG GTGGATCATGGATAAAACATCAAAATCATTTGGTATTAGGGATAAAACGAAGATTAAGGCTTCTTCCCACTAA